GCCTACTGGGTGCGGCTGCGGCTGCCGCAGATGCGCCCGGTCGTCGAATTCATCACGCTGCTGCCGCTCGTCATTCCGGCAATCGTCATCGTCTTCGGTTATCTCAGGATGTACAACTCGTCGTCCTATCTGCCGCTGACGGGTTCGACGACCGGTACCAACGTTCTGCTGGTCTTCTCCTACATCACGCTGTCGCTGCCCTACATGTACCGCGCCGTCGACACCGCCATGCGCGCCATCGACGTCCGCACCCTCACGGAAGCGGCCGAGAGCCTCGGCGCCCGCTGGACGACCATCATGTTCAGGTGCATTTTCCCCAACGTCATGAGTGGCGTGCTGTCGGGTGCCTTCATCACGCTCGCGATCGTCATGGGCGAATTCACCTTCGCCGCCCTGCTCAACCGTCCTGCCTTCGGCCCCTACCTGCAGCTCGTCGGTGCCAACAAGGCTTACGAGCCTTCGGCGCTTGCCGTCATCGCCTTCTCGATCACCTGGCTCAGCATGGGCCTGCTCAACCTCGTTTCCCGCTTCGGCAAAGCCCGCCCGGCAAAGGCTTAAGGTATTCGGCTCATGTCCTTTCTCACATTGAACAATATTCAGAAATCCTTCGGCCCGGTCCAGGTCGTCAAGAACTTCAACATGAACATCGAGAAGGGCGAATTCGTCTCCTTCCTCGGACCGTCGGGCTGCGGCAAGACAACCGTTCTGCGCATGATCGCCGGCTTCGAAACGCCGACCGGCGGCACGCTGACCATCAACGGCAAGGACCAGAGCGCACTGAAGCCGAACCAGCGCAATATCGGCATGGTCTTCCAGGCCTACGCGCTGTTTCCGAACATGACGGTGCACGACAATGTCGCCTTCGGCCTGAAGGTCGCCGGCGCCCCCAAGCCCGAAATTGACGCCCGCGTCAAGGAAATGCTCGGCTTGATCAAACTCGATCACCTGGCCGACCGCTTCCCCTACCAATTGTCGGGTGGCCAGCAGCAGCGTGTAGCCCTTGCTCGAGCGCTTGCCGTCAAGCCGCAGGTGCTGCTGCTCGACGAGCCGCTCTCCGCACTCGACGCCAAGATCCGCGTCTCGCTGCGCGAGGAAATCCGCCAGATCCAGCAGCAGCTCGGCATCACCACGGTTTTCGTCACCCACGACCAGGAAGAGGCGCTGTCGATCTCCGACCGCATCGTTGTCATGAATGCCGGCAAGGCCGACCAGATCGGTTCGCCCTTCGAGATCTACAACACGCCGGCAACACGCTTCGTCGCCTCCTTCGTCGGCACGCTGAACCTGATCGAGGCCAAGGTCGTCGATCCCGACGCCAACCGCATCCAGATCGGCGATCAGGCCATCACGCTGAAGCAGTCGGTCGCAGCCCACAAGGCCGGCGAGACCATCTCGCTGGCGCTGCGCCCGGAAGCAGGCTCGCTCTCCGACAGCGTCAGAAGCGATACTGCGCTCACCGGTCAGGTCGTCTCGGCCCACTTCCTGGGGTCGGTCATCCGCACCCGCATGAATGTCGGCGGCAACGTCATTTCCTTTGACATGTTCAACAGCCCCGGCGTCACCCCGCCGCAGGCCGGCGAAACGGTGACGCTGCGTTTCATGGCGGCCGATCTGCTGGTTATCCGCGACTGAGCTTGACGAACCACCCATGCAAAAGGCGCCGCAAAAAACGGCGCCTTTTTCGTTGCTTAGCGGTATAGTCGCCTCTTTAAAGGTCCATCGGCCAGGTGTCGGAGAGGCGGTAGCCGGCCTGGAACGGATCGGCCGGATCGACCATGAGCTGCTTCGTGCCGATGACCCATGCGCGACCCGAGATAATCGGGATGATGCCGGGCTTGCCGTTGATGTCGACTTCGCTATCGATGCTGCAGTGAAATTCCGTGTCCAGCAGCGAGGTGCCGACGAACTTTTCGCCTGCCTTCATCTGGCCCTTGGCGTGGAGCACGGCCATGCGAGCCGAACATCCCGTGCCACAGGGAGAACGGTCTATCTTGCCCGGACGGATGGCGACCGCGTTCTTACCCCAGAACACGCCATCCCTCATCTCGACCGGATCGGTGATCTGGCAGAAGGAGATATGGCCCCAATCATTGGCGGGGTGCTTGAAGCCGAGCTGCTCGTTTGCGGCTTCGGTGATCTTGACGCCCATGCGAGCGATATCGCGGGCGTGGTCCGGTCGAAGGCTGAACCCGATGGACGCCGCATCGACGATGACGAAACTGTCCCCACCGTAGGCCGTATCGACCGTGACCGTACCAATACCTTCGACCTCAATCCTGGCATCGAGCTTGTCGGCAAAGGAAGGGACGTTACGGACGCGGATGCGTTCTGCCTTGCCGTTGCGGCACTCGGCCTCGACCTCGATCAGGCCGCCCGGCGGCTCGAGGATCATGCGGGTGATTGGCTCCTGCATCGGGATGATCCCGGTATCGAGCAGCACGGTCGACACGCACATGGAGTTTGAACCCGACATCGGAGGGGTGTCGGCCGGCTCCATGATGATCCAGCCCATCTGCGCCTTGGGGTTCTTCGGCGGGACAAGCAGGTTGACATGGCGGAACACGCCGCCGCGGGGTTCGTTCAGCACGAAATTTCGAAGCGTCTCATCCTCGGCAATCCACCGCGACTGCTCCCACACCGTTGCGCCCGGAGGCGGGGCAACGCCGCCAACGATGACGTCGCCGACCTCACCTTCCGCATGGCAGCTGACGATATGCACGATCTTGGAGGTACGCATTTGATGTTCCCCGCATCTGTTCTTCGAAGTTGGAGCCGTCCGACAAAACCGTACAGCAATCTCGCGGCCGAAATTGCAGGAAAGCTAATCCGTGGAGGCCACACCCTTCAACTTGAAATAACGTATACGATATACGATAAGAAAGTCAAGTGAGAGCGACCTCAGGGCGACGGCAGAACGCGAGCAGAAAGGAGATTGCGCTGCGGTAAGCAGCGACGACGATATTCCGGCGCCAGCGAAGGTATGATCCTGACCACGATCCGCTTCGCCGACGACAGGGTTTCACCTGTCTCCAGGCCGCGGACGACGAGCATCGCGCGATCTTGGGGATGCGGGAAGCGCGATGGGAACACTCAGACAATGATGAGATCTGCGTCTTCCATCTCAGGCAATGTGCCCCGGCAAGTTCGCGACGTGCGCTGTCGACGCTCGTGACGCCCGGGAGCAGACGCTGCCGCTGGTCTTCGTTGCTTGTCACCCACGATCAGGAAGAGGCGCTGTCGATCTCCGACCGCATCGTCGTGATGAATGCCGGCAAAGCCGACCAGATTGGCTCGCCTTTCGAGATCTACAATACGCCGGCAACGCGTTTTGTCGCCTCTTTCGTCGGCACGCTGAACTTCATTAAAGCCAAGGTCGTCGACCCCGACGCCAACCGCATCCAGATCGGCGATAAGAACATCATGCTGAAGCAGTCGGCGCAGCCCACAAGGCCGGCGAAACCATCTCGCTGGCGCTACGCCCGGAAGCAGGCTCGCTCTCCGACACCGCCAGAAGCGATATCGCGCTCACCGGCCAAGTCGTTTCAGCCCACCTCCTGGGGTCGGCCATCCGCACCCGCACGAATGTCGGCGGCAACGTCATCTCCTTCGACATGTTCAATAGCCCGGGCGTCACCCCGCCGCAGGCCGGCGAAACCGTCACGCTGCGCTTCATGGCGGCCGATCTGCTGGTCATCCGCGACTGAGTTTGACAATACCGCTCACGCAAAAGGCACCGCGAAACGGCGCCCTTTTCATTTCAGGCCGACCGACCTATCACCAATCGTGATGCAGCCATCACGGCAAAGCACTTGAACTCTCTGAACTCGGTGCCAGAAGGTGAGCATTGCGACCGTCCGCCTGGTATTTTACACGATGAGATATGTCAATGATTACCTGCCACCTGCGTTATGTGATCGATCCCTACAAGCTTGCCGAATTCGAGGAATATGCCCGGCTCTGGATTCCGATCGTCAACAGGATGGGCGGCACCCATCACGGTTATTTCCTGCCATCCGAAGGCGCCAACAACGTTGCCATTGCGCTGTTTTCATTCCCGAGCCTTGCCGCCTACGAGGACTATCGCACGCGCATGGCAAGCGATCCGGAATGTCAGGCCGCTTTCGAACTCGACAAACGCAACCGCAGCATCATCAGCTATGAGCGCAGCTTCATGCGGCCGGTTCTCGGCTGATCGAACTGGCGCAACAGGCTGAAATAAAAGCCCCGCACTGTAAACTGTCCGACTTTATAGGGTCAGTTCACCGGCGGGCTTTTCTTTCTGTGATACGCTCAGCGGATCGCCTGGTCGTCCACATCGAACCGGTGCACACGGGCCTGATCCGGTGTCGCATAAACGATCTCATCAGGTTCATATTGGTGTTCACCGAACAGACGCGCCGTCAGCAAGCCGCACTGATCGGATTCCAGATAGATGATCGTGTCGGCGCCGAGATGCTCGACATGCACGACCTTCGCCGCCCAGCTCCCCTGCTCGCGCGACAGCGTCATGTGTTCGGGACGCACGCCGATCGTCTTGGCGCTGTGATCGCCGACCTTTTCGGCCGCGATGAAATTCATCTGCGGCGAGCCGATGAAGCCGGCGACGAAGACATTAGCCGGGCGATTGTAAAGTTCCATCGGCGAGCCGATCTGTTCGATCGCGCCGGCATTCAGCACGACGATCTTGTCAGCAAGCGTCATCGCCTCGACCTGGTCGTGGGTGACATAGATCATCGTTGCCTTCAGGCTGCGGTGCAGCCGGGCGATCTCGAGGCGGGTCTGCACACGCAGCGCCGCATCGAGGTTCGACAGCGGCTCGTCGAACAGGAAGAGTTCCGGTTCGCGCACGATGGCGCGGCCGATCGCAACGCGCTGGCGCTGGCCGCCTGATAGTTCGGCCGGCCGCCGCGCCAGATAGGGGGCAAGCGACAGCATGCCGGATGCCTTGCTGACACGGCTGTCGATTTCGTCCTTGGGCGTGCCGGCCTGCTTGAGACCAAGCCCCATATTATCCTTGACCGTCAGGTGCGGATAGAGCGCATAGGACTGGAACACCATGGCGATGCCGCGTTTGGCCGGCGGCGTCAGCGTCTCGTCGCGGCCATTGATGACGACGGCGCCCGACGTGACGTCCTCGAGGCCGGCAATGCTGCGCAACAGCGTCGACTTCCCGCAGCCCGATGGCCCGACAAAGATGACGAATTCGCCATCCCTCACCTCGAGGTCGATGCCCTTCAGCACCTCATGCGTGCCATAGGTCTTGCGGATGGATTTGAGTTGAAGTGATCCCACTGATTTTTCCTTATAATCTGACCGGCTGGCCGGTGCGCACGCTCTCGTCGGCGGCAAGGCAGATGCGCAGCGACGCCACGGCATCCGCCATATGGCGATTGAGGTCGAGATCCTCGCGGATCGCCCTCAGCATGAAGGCCTGTTCCAGGTCGCAGAGCGCCTGATGACCGGGCTCGCCCGTCATCCGCATGTCCTGGTCGGGCCGGATGAACTTGCCGTCCGGGCCGGTTTCGGCCGTATGCAGACGGATCACCGAGGTCTTGGTGTGCGTGTCGATATCGTCTGACTTAGCGTTCGGATCCATGACGATCGACACCGCGCCCTTCGGCGACATCACATCCTTCACGAAGAAGGCGGTCTCGGAGATCATCGGCCCCCAGCCCGCCTCGTACCAGCCGACCGAACCGTCCTCGAAGAGCACTTGCAACTGGCCGTAATTATACATGTCGGCGGCGATCTCGTCAGAGAGCCGCAGCCCCATGCCGCGCACCTCGACCGCCCTGGCGTCGGTGATCTGGCACATGACGTCGACATAATGCACGCCGCAATCGACGATCGGCGAGGTGGTTTGCATCAGCGACTTGTGCGTCGCCCAGGTCGGGCCGCTGGACTGCTGATTGAGGTTCATGCGGAAGACGTAAGGCGGACCGAGCTTGCGTGCTTCTTCGATCAGCTTCGTCCATGACGGGTGATGGCGAAGGATATAGCCGATCACCAGCTTGCGGCCTGCCTTCTTCGCCGCAGCGACGACCCGTTCGGCGTCGGCGACGGTTGTCGCCAGCGGCTTTTCGACGAAGACGTCGCAGCCGGCCTCGAAGGCGGCGACGGCGTAATCGGCATGGCTGTCGGAATAGGTGTTGATCGAGCAGAGGTCCGGCTTCAGCTCGGCGAGTGCCGTCAGGAAATCGGGATGGATCGTATAGGCCTGCAGCTCGGGCTCCAGCTTCGGCGTCGAGCGGTTGACGAGACCGACGATCTCGAAGCCTGGATTGTCGTGATAGGCGAGCGCATGGCTGCGGCCCATGTTGCCGAGGCCGGCAACGAGGACGCGGATGGGTTTCTCGGGGCTCACTTGACGGCTCCTGACGTAATGCCGCGGATCAGCTGCCGCGAGAAGATGACGTAGAGGACGAGGATCGGCAGGATCGCCAGCGACAGCGCCGCCAGCACCGCGTTCCAGTTGGTGACGAACTGGCCGATGAAGATCTGCGAGCCGAGCGTCACGGTCTTCGTGGCCTCGGAGGGCGCCAGGATCAGCGGGAACCAGAGATCGTTCCAGATCGGGATCATCGTGAAGACGGCGACCGTCGCCATGGCGGGGCGCACCAGCGGCAGCACCAGGCGGAAGAAGATCGCATATTCGGAAAGCCCGTCGATGCGCCCGGCATTCTTCAGATCGTCCGAAACCGTGCGCATGAATTCCGACAGGATGAAGATTGCCAGCGGTATGCCCTGCGCGGTGTAGACGAGGACCAGCGCCGTCAGCGTATTGACGAGGCCTGCCGCCACCATGCCCTGCAGGATTGCCACCGTACCGAGACGGATCGGGATCATGATGCCGATCGCCATATAGAGCCCGAGCAGCGTGTTGCCGCGGAAACGGTATTCCGAGAGCGCAAAAGCCGCCATGGCGCCGAAGAGCAGCACCAGCAGGATCGAGACGATCGTCACGATGAAGCTGTTCTGGAAATAGGTGGCGAAATCCCCCTGCCCCAGCACCGTCTGATAGCCGACCAGACTGAAGGTCGACGGCGTCGGCACCATCAGCGGCTCACGGAAGATCGAGGCGCGATCCTTGAACGAGTTGACGACGGTCAGGAAAACCGGAAACAGCGCGACCAGCGTATAGGCGCCAAGCGCCAGATGTACGAGGCCGGTGCGGATCGGAGATGTGCGTGCCTTGGACATGCGCGCTCCTCAGAACTGGTAGCGACGCATGCGCCGCTGGATGACGAAAAGATAAAGCGAGACGCCGGCCAGAATGATGAGGAACATCACCGTTGCGATCGTCGCGCCCATCGAGCGGTCGCCGAGCTGAAGCTGGAAACCGAAGAAGGTGCGGTAGAGCAGCGTGCCGAGAATATCGGTCGACATGTCGGGTCCGGCGAGCGCGCCCTGAACCGTGTAGATCAGGTCGAAGGCATTGAAATTGCCGACGAATGTCAGGATCGAGATGATGCCGATCGCCGGCAGGATGAGCGGCAGCTTGATCTTCCAGAACTGGGCCCAGCCGGTGATGCCGTCGCATTCGGCCGCCTCGATCACCTCTTCGGGGATGCTGAGCAAGGCGGCATAGATCAGCATCATCGGAATGCCGATATATTGCCAGTTGGAGATCAGCGACACGGCGATCAGCGCCGAGCCGGGCTTGCCGAGCCAGGGCGCGAACAGGAATTTCAAGCCGATGAGATCGAGCATCCAGGGCGCCACGCCCCAGATCGGCGAAAGGATCAGCTTCCAGATAAAGCCGACGATGACGAAGGAGAGCAGCGTCGGCAGGAAGATCGCCGCGCGGTAGAAGGCGACACCGCGCAGCTTCGGTACCGAAAGCAGGGCGGCAAGCGCGACGCCGATCGGGTTCTGCACGCACATGTGGATGGCGAAGAAGATCAGGTTGTTGACGAGCGCATTCCAGAAATCATGCGCCCAGCGCGGATCGCCGAACAGCACCTGGAAATTCGCAAGTCCGACGAAGGCCGGCTGACCGTCGACGATATTGTAGAGCGAAAGCCGAAGCGTTTCGATGAGCGGCAGCACCATGACGGCGGAATAGACGATCACCGCGGGCAGCATGAAGACGAAAATGTGCCAGCGCACCGGGCGCTTGATCGGGACGATATCGATCGCGTTGTCGGTTTCGCTCATGGCTTTTGCCTGTTCTTGTCGACTGGCTGCGAGGCGCAGCGCAGATGGAAAACATGCTCCCACCCTGACCCTCTACCCACCTGGGAAGAGAGGGAACGCGCCCTGATCAGATCGGGCTGGGAGGTCGCTGCGAGTCTCCTTCTCCCCGCTCGCGGGGAGAAGGTGGCCGGCAGGCCGGATGAGGGGCCGCAAACGCAGCCCCCGATCACATCACTTGGCCGGCTTGTACCAGCTGTCGAGGCCCTTCTGGAGCTTTTCGGCAGCGACCTTCGGCGTATCGGTGCCGTTGATCACGTTGGCCGACTCGACCCAGGTCTCGTTTTCAAGGTTCGGCGTGCCACGCGACAGGATCTGGTAGGTCGAGCGCACGGTCGACTTGTACGGGCCGCGCCAGGAAACGAATTCCTGAGCAAGCGGATCGGACATCTTGACCGGGTTGGAGTTCAGGCTGAAGAAGCCCGGCAGGGAGTTGGCGTAAATGTCGGCGAACTCGGGCGAAGCGACCCAGCTGAGGAACTTCTTGGCTTCCTCGGCATGCTTGCTCTTGGCATTCAGGGCGACGCCGATATCCGGATGGTCGGAGATGTAGCCCTGGTCGCCGGACTTCGGAACCGGCGGCGGGAAGGCGCCCATCTTGAACTGCGCCTGCGTGTTGAAGAGCGCGATTTCCCAGGAACCGGCCGGATAGATGGCGGCGCGTCCGAGGGTGAAGAGGTTCTGACTGTCCGAATAGGTCTGGGCTTCGAAACCGTCGCCGAGATAGGGCTTCCACTTGGCAAGCTCTTCATAGGGCTTGACCCAGTCGGCATCGGTCAGCTTCTGCTTGCCGGCGATCAGGGCGTCGCGGCCGTCCTCGCCCTTCCAGTAATTCGGGCCGATGTTCTGGTAGCCCATGGTTGCGGCTTCCCAGAGGTCCTTCGTGCCCATGGCGAGCGGGATATAGGTGCCGTCGGCCTTGATCTTGTCGAGCGCCGCGTAGAATTCGTCCTGCGTCTTCGGCACTGATATACCGAGCTTGTCGAAGGCATCCTTGTTGTAGATGAAACCGTGGATGACCGAAGCCATCGGCACGCAGAAGGTCGACTTGCCGTCGTCGGTCGACCAGGCGGCCTTGGCGACCGGCGAGAAGTTCTCCATACCGGGCAGGCTGGTGATGTCGACGAGTTGCTTCTTGTTGAAGAGTTCGAGCGAGGCGTCGAACGGACGGCAGGTGATGATATCGCCCGCGGAGCCGGCATCGAGCTTGGCGTTCAGCGACGCGTTGTATTCGGTCGGCGCGGTCGGCGAGAAGACGATCTTGATGCCCGGGTTCTTGGCTTCGAAAGCCGGGATGATCTTCTCCTGCCAGATCTGCAGGTCGTCGTTACGCCAGCTTTCCACAGTCAGCGTGACGTCGGCGGCATGGACGAGACCAGCCGATGTCAGCAGGCTGGAGGCAAGCAGGAAGCTTTTCAGAGCAGTGTTTTTCATTTCCCTCTCCTGTTTTCAGGCGCCGAAAGGCGCCGTTTTCGATCTGAAACAAGCGGTTGGCGTGCTTGAGGAAACACCCAACGCCCCTTGAGGGCCGCCAGCGACTGCCGGCCCCGAAAGCTCGACGGACACGAAGGCGGATCGCCTGCGGCCGGACTGCGCCTTGCCCATGACCTGCATCGAGCACGGCAAAAATTTGACGGGAAAAGCCGATGGATGCTGAGCTTCACCGCCAGCCTAACAGGCGGCGGGTCGTTCTCTCGATCATCCTCGAAGCAGTTCCGGCTTGGCTTTGCTGCCGGTTTTCGTGGGCTTCGATGTGCTGTTCCCTTTTGCCAAATTAATGCCAAAAAAATACCAATTGTCCAGCCGAATTTAACTTTTCGGTCGCCAAAAATTCGTTAAAAAATTTTAATCAATGAAATCAACAAGATAAAAAGATCGATTTTCTCCATCATTCCCACTTGGTAAATGGTATTTTTTTGGTATTGTATTTAAAAACATAGGGAACGGCGTATTCGGAGGCCCGATGACGGAGTTTGCAATCGGCATAGACGGCGGTGGAACGAGCTGCCGAGCCGCGGTCGCGGACAGACACGGCAATGTCATCGGCCGTGGCAAAGCAGGTCCGGCCAATATCCTGTCCGATCTGGAAAACTCTCTTCTCAACATCGTCGAATCTGCCCGGCAGGCGCTGATCGATGCAGGGCTTGCCGCTGAAACCATCGCCTCCGCTGCGTCAGTGGTCGGCGTTGCCGGCGCCAATGTCACGGACTACGGCCAGCGCATCGAAAAGGCCCTGCCCTTTGCCGAAGGCCGCGTCGTCACCGACGCGCTGATTGCCCTGCAGGGCGCGCTCGGCGATGGCGACGGCATCGTCGGCGCCTTCGGCACCGGCTCGGTCTATAACGCCCGCAGGAACGGCCGGCTGAACGGCATTGGCGGCTGGGGCTTTATCGTCGGCGACCAGGCAAGCGGCGCCCGGCTTGGCCGCGACCTGATGGAGCGATCGCTGCTTGCCCATGACGGCGTGCGCCCGACGTCCCCCGTGACCGAAGCGATCATGGCCGAATACGGCAACGATCCTGAGCGCGTCGTCGAATTCGCACATTCGGCAAGACCGACGGATTTTGCCCGTTATGCGCCCGTCGTCTTCGAACATGCAGCCAAGGGCGATGCCGTCGCGGTCGGCATCGTCACGGACGCGGCAACGGCAATCGGTGAAAGCCTCGAAGCGCTGCTCTGGCCTGAATGCCCGTCGATCTGCCTGCTCGGCGGCCTTGCAGGAGCCTATGAGCCGTGGCTTTCCGAACGCTACAGATCACGGCTTGCCAGGCCGAAGGGCGATGCCCTGCAGGGTGCGGTGGAACTTGCCGTCAAGCTCCTGCACGACGGACAGAGAGGTGCGGCATGACCGACGATCTCGCCACCCTTCTGTCCCTGGAGCGTCTGCAGGCAGCCGGCACCGGCCCGCTCTACGTCAAGCTGCGCCGCACGCTCGAAGAGGCCGTGCGCACCGGCACGCTCGGCCATGGCGATGCGCTGCCGCCGGAACGCGATATCGCCGAATTCGCCGCCGTCAGCCGCGTTACCGTCCGCAAGGCGATCGACGAACTCGTCGCCGACGGCCTGCTGGTACGCCGTCACGGTTCGGGCACCTTCGTCGCCAAACCGGTCTCCAGGGTCGAGCAGCGCCTGTCGCAGCTTACCTCCTTCACCGAGGACATGGCGCGCCGCGGCATGTCCTCCCGCTCCGAATGGCTGCACAAGGGCATCCACACCCCCTCGCCCGACGAAATGATGATTCTCGGCCTCGGCACCGACGTGAAGGTTTCCCGCCTCTCCCGCCTGCGCATCGCCGACGACCAGCCGCTGGCAATCGAAAATGCCAGCGTCTCCGGCGAGTTTCTCCCCGATCCCTCGGCCGTGACCAATTCGCTCTATGCCGAACTCGAACGCCTCCAGGTCCGCCCGGTGCGCGCCGTGCAGCGCATCTCGGCGACCAACATGAAGGAAGCCGACGCCCAGCTTCTCGGCGTCTCCGTCGGCGCCGCCGGCCTGTCGATCGAACGTATCTCCTATCTCGGCTCCGGCCGCGCCGTGGAATTCACCCGCTCGCTCTATCGCGGCGACGCCTATGATTTCGTCGCCGAGCTGACGATCGGGGTAACCTGATGCCTTGAGCTTATCCAGATTATACGTATAATCTGGATATCAAAGTTTGGAACCTTATCATGGCCCGGACCACGGCTCTGGAATTTCAGCGAAAATTCGGCGCGTTTCAGCATCAGGCGCAGCGCGAGCCCGTCGAGATCACCCGGCATGGCCGCCGCGAATTCGTGCTGATGTCGGCCGAGCATTATGATTGGCTGAGGGCTGCCGCGCAACGCACGCACTTGACGGCCGATGCCTTGTCCGTCGTCATCGATGCCGTCGAGAGAGCGGAGATGGATGCTGCCCACACCTCTCTCGATGAGTTGCTGAAATAACGCGTCATGGCCTCAATCCCCGAGCCGAAGCCCGGCCTTGTCGTGCGCTATGATTACCTGTGGTCGCGCGAAGCCTTGGCGGGTCGCGACCAGGGTAAGGATAGGCCCGCCTGTCTTGTTGCGGCGAGCGACAGCCTAGCCAGTCCCCGCTATGTCGTTCTGCTGCCGATCACGCATACGCCGCCGTCCGGCGAAATCGTGGGAATAGAGATCCCACCGAAGGTGAAGCAGGCGATCGGTCTGGACGACGCCCCGAGTTGGGTCATCGTCTCCGAACACAATATTGATGAATGGCCGAATGGCGGGCTTTCACCCGTGCCGGGCAGCGAGGGAATGTTCGCCTACGGCTTCATTCCGCCTGGACTTTTCGCAACGATCAAGGCGAATTTTCTCGATCTTGCCAAGGCAAGGAAAAGCGACTCCGTCCGCCGCTGATGCCTATTGCCCGAAAGCGACCGGGGCTGCGGCGCAAGTTCACTCTCCATCCGTTGAATCGATCTCTCAGCACGCCGCCTTAAGCGACCGAGAAGACTCGGCAAATCATGCCGCGTCTTCGATCTCCTCGTTGGTCTTGCGCGGCACGTAGTTGAGCACCGGCCCGAGCCAGCGTTCGACTTCGGAAACCTCCATGCCCTTGCGCTTGGCATAGTCTTCCACCTGATCCCGCTCCACCTTGGCGACGCCGAAATAATAGGAGTCGGGGTGGCCGATATAGAGGCCGGAGACCGACGAGCCCGGCCACATCGCATAGCTCTCCGTCAGCTTGACGCCCGCCGCCTTTTCCGCGTCGAGCAGCTTGAAGAGCGTTGCCTTTTCGGTGTGGTCGGGCTGGGCGGGATAACCGGGCGCAGGCCG
This Rhizobium acidisoli DNA region includes the following protein-coding sequences:
- a CDS encoding type II toxin-antitoxin system prevent-host-death family antitoxin, whose amino-acid sequence is MARTTALEFQRKFGAFQHQAQREPVEITRHGRREFVLMSAEHYDWLRAAAQRTHLTADALSVVIDAVERAEMDAAHTSLDELLK
- a CDS encoding N-acetylglucosamine kinase; the protein is MTEFAIGIDGGGTSCRAAVADRHGNVIGRGKAGPANILSDLENSLLNIVESARQALIDAGLAAETIASAASVVGVAGANVTDYGQRIEKALPFAEGRVVTDALIALQGALGDGDGIVGAFGTGSVYNARRNGRLNGIGGWGFIVGDQASGARLGRDLMERSLLAHDGVRPTSPVTEAIMAEYGNDPERVVEFAHSARPTDFARYAPVVFEHAAKGDAVAVGIVTDAATAIGESLEALLWPECPSICLLGGLAGAYEPWLSERYRSRLARPKGDALQGAVELAVKLLHDGQRGAA
- a CDS encoding ABC transporter substrate-binding protein, giving the protein MKNTALKSFLLASSLLTSAGLVHAADVTLTVESWRNDDLQIWQEKIIPAFEAKNPGIKIVFSPTAPTEYNASLNAKLDAGSAGDIITCRPFDASLELFNKKQLVDITSLPGMENFSPVAKAAWSTDDGKSTFCVPMASVIHGFIYNKDAFDKLGISVPKTQDEFYAALDKIKADGTYIPLAMGTKDLWEAATMGYQNIGPNYWKGEDGRDALIAGKQKLTDADWVKPYEELAKWKPYLGDGFEAQTYSDSQNLFTLGRAAIYPAGSWEIALFNTQAQFKMGAFPPPVPKSGDQGYISDHPDIGVALNAKSKHAEEAKKFLSWVASPEFADIYANSLPGFFSLNSNPVKMSDPLAQEFVSWRGPYKSTVRSTYQILSRGTPNLENETWVESANVINGTDTPKVAAEKLQKGLDSWYKPAK
- a CDS encoding GntR family transcriptional regulator produces the protein MTDDLATLLSLERLQAAGTGPLYVKLRRTLEEAVRTGTLGHGDALPPERDIAEFAAVSRVTVRKAIDELVADGLLVRRHGSGTFVAKPVSRVEQRLSQLTSFTEDMARRGMSSRSEWLHKGIHTPSPDEMMILGLGTDVKVSRLSRLRIADDQPLAIENASVSGEFLPDPSAVTNSLYAELERLQVRPVRAVQRISATNMKEADAQLLGVSVGAAGLSIERISYLGSGRAVEFTRSLYRGDAYDFVAELTIGVT